One genomic region from Bubalus bubalis isolate 160015118507 breed Murrah chromosome 12, NDDB_SH_1, whole genome shotgun sequence encodes:
- the RTKN gene encoding rhotekin isoform X5, with product MREGACKLLAACSQREQALEATKSLLVCNSRILNYMGELQRRKEAQVLKKTGRRPSDSGPPTERSPCRGQICISDLRIPLMWKDTEYFKNKGDLHRWAVFLLLQIGEHIQDTEMILVDRTLTDISFQNNVLFAEAGPDFELRLELYGACVEEEGALAGAPKRLATKLSSSLGRSSGRRVRASLETAGGSGSSPILLPTPAVGGPRYHLLAHTTLTLAAVQDGFRTHDLTLATPEESPAWLPLYGSVCCRLVAQPLCMTQPTASGTLRVQVRGPEEWKGSGRRQRRARSPRDQRTIENQAGEPRDWVQVHGVLKGTNLFCYRQPEDTDTGDEPLFTIAINKETQVRAGELDQAANWPFTLSISNRYGEEEVTHTLQAESRGALQSWMEALWQLFFDMSQWKQCCDEIMKIETPAPRKPPQVLAKQGSLYHEMAIEPLDDIAAVTDILAQREGARLETPPPWLAVFTDQPALPGPCSPASVAPAPARIHSLPWGRPRTFSLDAVPPDHSPGASRLVAPLPLQRSPRSRGLCSKGPPHTWLQSPV from the exons ATGAGGGAAGGGGCCTGCAAGCTGCTTGCGGCCTGCTCCCAACGAGAGCAGGCTCTGGAGGCTACCAAGAGCCTGCTGGTGTGCAACAGCCGCATCCTCAACTACATGGGCGAGCTGCAGCGGCGCAAGGAGGCACAGGTGCTGAAGAAGACAGGCCGGCG GCCTTCGGACAGTGGGCCACCCACTGAGCGCTCCCCCTGCCGTGGCCAGATCTGCATTTCTG ATCTTCGGATTCCACTCATGTGGAAGGACACAGAATATTTCAAGAACAAAGGCG ACCTGCACCGCTGGGCTGTGTTCCTGCTGCTGCAGATAGGGGAACACATTCAGGACACAGAGATGATCCTGGTGGACAGGACCCTCACAGACATCTCCTTTCAGAACAACGTGCTCTT TGCCGAGGCAGGGCCAGACTTTGAACTGCGGCTGGAGCTGTATGGGGCCTGTGTGGAAGAGGAGGGGGCCCTGGCTGGAGCCCCCAAGAGGCTTGCCACCAAACTCAGCAGCTCCCTGGGCCGCTCCTCAGGGAGGCGTGTCCGAGCATCGCTGGAGACTGCTGGGGGCTCAGGCAGCAGTCCCATCTTGCTTCCCACCCCGGCTGTGGG TGGTCCTCGTTACCACCTCTTGGCTCATACCACGCTCACCCTAGCAGCTGTGCAAGATGGGTTCCGCACACATGACCTCACCCTCGCCACTCCTG AGGAGAGCCCTGCCTGGCTGCCCCTTTACGGTAGCGTGTGTTGccgcctggtggctcagcctctCTGCATGACTCAGCCTACTGCAAGTGGTACCCTCAGGGTGCAGGTGAGGGGCCCTGAGGAGTGGAAGGGAAGTGGGAGAAGACAAAGGAGAGCCAGATCACCTAGGGATCAAAGAACCATTGAAAAC CAAGCTGGGGAGCCGCGAGACTGGGTGCAAGTACATGGAGTCCTGAAAGGCACAAACCTCTTCTGTTACCGGCAACCTGAAGACACAGACACCGGGGACGAGCCGCTGTTTACTATCGCAATCAACAAG GAGACTCAAGTCCGTGCAGGGGAGCTGGACCAGGCAGCCAACTGGCCCTTCACCCTGAGCATCAGTAACCGGTATGGGGAGGAAGAGGTGACGCACACTCTTCAGGCAGAGAGTCGGGGAGCCCTGCAGAGCTGGATGGAGGCTCTGTGGCAGCTTTTCTTTGACATGA GTCAGTGGAAGCAGTGCTGtgatgaaataatgaaaattgaAACACCTGCTCCTCGGAAACCACCCCAAGTGCTGGCCAAGCAGGGGTCCCTGTACCATGAAATGG ctattgagccacTGGATGACATCGCAGCAGTGACAGACATCCTGGCCCAGCGGGAGGGTGCGAGGCTGGAGACGCCCCCACCCTGGCTAGCAGTGTTTACAGACCAGCCTGCCTTGCCTGGCCCCTGCTCACCTGCTTCAGTGGCCCCAGCTCCAGCCCGGATCCATTCCTTGCCCTGGGGGAGACCCCGAACATTCTCTCTGGATGCTGTCCCCCCAGACCATTCCCCTGGGGCTTCTCGCTTGGTTGCCCCTCTCCCCCTGCAGCGATCCCCACGATCCAGAGGCCTCTGCAGCAAAGGCCCACCCCACACTTGGCTCCAGTCACCAGTGTGA
- the RTKN gene encoding rhotekin isoform X6, with the protein MFSRNHRSRVTVARGSALEMEFKRGRFRLSLLSDPPEDTELQRKLDHEIRMREGACKLLAACSQREQALEATKSLLVCNSRILNYMGELQRRKEAQVLKKTGRRPSDSGPPTERSPCRGQICISDLRIPLMWKDTEYFKNKGDLHRWAVFLLLQIGEHIQDTEMILVDRTLTDISFQNNVLFGPRYHLLAHTTLTLAAVQDGFRTHDLTLATPEESPAWLPLYGSVCCRLVAQPLCMTQPTASGTLRVQVRGPEEWKGSGRRQRRARSPRDQRTIENQAGEPRDWVQVHGVLKGTNLFCYRQPEDTDTGDEPLFTIAINKETQVRAGELDQAANWPFTLSISNRYGEEEVTHTLQAESRGALQSWMEALWQLFFDMSQWKQCCDEIMKIETPAPRKPPQVLAKQGSLYHEMAIEPLDDIAAVTDILAQREGARLETPPPWLAVFTDQPALPGPCSPASVAPAPARIHSLPWGRPRTFSLDAVPPDHSPGASRLVAPLPLQRSPRSRGLCSKGPPHTWLQSPV; encoded by the exons ATGTTCTCCCGAAACCACCGGAGCCGGGTCACCGTGGCCAGGGGCTCTGCCCTGGAGATGGAGTTCAAACGCGGCCGCTTCCGACTCAGCCTCTTAAGCGACCCGCCAGAG gacacagagttgcaaagaaagTTAGACCATGAGATCCGGATGAGGGAAGGGGCCTGCAAGCTGCTTGCGGCCTGCTCCCAACGAGAGCAGGCTCTGGAGGCTACCAAGAGCCTGCTGGTGTGCAACAGCCGCATCCTCAACTACATGGGCGAGCTGCAGCGGCGCAAGGAGGCACAGGTGCTGAAGAAGACAGGCCGGCG GCCTTCGGACAGTGGGCCACCCACTGAGCGCTCCCCCTGCCGTGGCCAGATCTGCATTTCTG ATCTTCGGATTCCACTCATGTGGAAGGACACAGAATATTTCAAGAACAAAGGCG ACCTGCACCGCTGGGCTGTGTTCCTGCTGCTGCAGATAGGGGAACACATTCAGGACACAGAGATGATCCTGGTGGACAGGACCCTCACAGACATCTCCTTTCAGAACAACGTGCTCTT TGGTCCTCGTTACCACCTCTTGGCTCATACCACGCTCACCCTAGCAGCTGTGCAAGATGGGTTCCGCACACATGACCTCACCCTCGCCACTCCTG AGGAGAGCCCTGCCTGGCTGCCCCTTTACGGTAGCGTGTGTTGccgcctggtggctcagcctctCTGCATGACTCAGCCTACTGCAAGTGGTACCCTCAGGGTGCAGGTGAGGGGCCCTGAGGAGTGGAAGGGAAGTGGGAGAAGACAAAGGAGAGCCAGATCACCTAGGGATCAAAGAACCATTGAAAAC CAAGCTGGGGAGCCGCGAGACTGGGTGCAAGTACATGGAGTCCTGAAAGGCACAAACCTCTTCTGTTACCGGCAACCTGAAGACACAGACACCGGGGACGAGCCGCTGTTTACTATCGCAATCAACAAG GAGACTCAAGTCCGTGCAGGGGAGCTGGACCAGGCAGCCAACTGGCCCTTCACCCTGAGCATCAGTAACCGGTATGGGGAGGAAGAGGTGACGCACACTCTTCAGGCAGAGAGTCGGGGAGCCCTGCAGAGCTGGATGGAGGCTCTGTGGCAGCTTTTCTTTGACATGA GTCAGTGGAAGCAGTGCTGtgatgaaataatgaaaattgaAACACCTGCTCCTCGGAAACCACCCCAAGTGCTGGCCAAGCAGGGGTCCCTGTACCATGAAATGG ctattgagccacTGGATGACATCGCAGCAGTGACAGACATCCTGGCCCAGCGGGAGGGTGCGAGGCTGGAGACGCCCCCACCCTGGCTAGCAGTGTTTACAGACCAGCCTGCCTTGCCTGGCCCCTGCTCACCTGCTTCAGTGGCCCCAGCTCCAGCCCGGATCCATTCCTTGCCCTGGGGGAGACCCCGAACATTCTCTCTGGATGCTGTCCCCCCAGACCATTCCCCTGGGGCTTCTCGCTTGGTTGCCCCTCTCCCCCTGCAGCGATCCCCACGATCCAGAGGCCTCTGCAGCAAAGGCCCACCCCACACTTGGCTCCAGTCACCAGTGTGA
- the RTKN gene encoding rhotekin isoform X4 translates to MQDRLHILEDLNMLYIRQMALSLEDTELQRKLDHEIRMREGACKLLAACSQREQALEATKSLLVCNSRILNYMGELQRRKEAQVLKKTGRRPSDSGPPTERSPCRGQICISDLRIPLMWKDTEYFKNKGDLHRWAVFLLLQIGEHIQDTEMILVDRTLTDISFQNNVLFAEAGPDFELRLELYGACVEEEGALAGAPKRLATKLSSSLGRSSGRRVRASLETAGGSGSSPILLPTPAVGGPRYHLLAHTTLTLAAVQDGFRTHDLTLATPEESPAWLPLYGSVCCRLVAQPLCMTQPTASGTLRVQQAGEPRDWVQVHGVLKGTNLFCYRQPEDTDTGDEPLFTIAINKETQVRAGELDQAANWPFTLSISNRYGEEEVTHTLQAESRGALQSWMEALWQLFFDMSQWKQCCDEIMKIETPAPRKPPQVLAKQGSLYHEMAIEPLDDIAAVTDILAQREGARLETPPPWLAVFTDQPALPGPCSPASVAPAPARIHSLPWGRPRTFSLDAVPPDHSPGASRLVAPLPLQRSPRSRGLCSKGPPHTWLQSPV, encoded by the exons ATGCAGGACAGATTGCACATCCTGGAGGACCTGAATATGCTCTACATCCGGCAGATGGCGCTCAGCCTGGAG gacacagagttgcaaagaaagTTAGACCATGAGATCCGGATGAGGGAAGGGGCCTGCAAGCTGCTTGCGGCCTGCTCCCAACGAGAGCAGGCTCTGGAGGCTACCAAGAGCCTGCTGGTGTGCAACAGCCGCATCCTCAACTACATGGGCGAGCTGCAGCGGCGCAAGGAGGCACAGGTGCTGAAGAAGACAGGCCGGCG GCCTTCGGACAGTGGGCCACCCACTGAGCGCTCCCCCTGCCGTGGCCAGATCTGCATTTCTG ATCTTCGGATTCCACTCATGTGGAAGGACACAGAATATTTCAAGAACAAAGGCG ACCTGCACCGCTGGGCTGTGTTCCTGCTGCTGCAGATAGGGGAACACATTCAGGACACAGAGATGATCCTGGTGGACAGGACCCTCACAGACATCTCCTTTCAGAACAACGTGCTCTT TGCCGAGGCAGGGCCAGACTTTGAACTGCGGCTGGAGCTGTATGGGGCCTGTGTGGAAGAGGAGGGGGCCCTGGCTGGAGCCCCCAAGAGGCTTGCCACCAAACTCAGCAGCTCCCTGGGCCGCTCCTCAGGGAGGCGTGTCCGAGCATCGCTGGAGACTGCTGGGGGCTCAGGCAGCAGTCCCATCTTGCTTCCCACCCCGGCTGTGGG TGGTCCTCGTTACCACCTCTTGGCTCATACCACGCTCACCCTAGCAGCTGTGCAAGATGGGTTCCGCACACATGACCTCACCCTCGCCACTCCTG AGGAGAGCCCTGCCTGGCTGCCCCTTTACGGTAGCGTGTGTTGccgcctggtggctcagcctctCTGCATGACTCAGCCTACTGCAAGTGGTACCCTCAGGGTGCAG CAAGCTGGGGAGCCGCGAGACTGGGTGCAAGTACATGGAGTCCTGAAAGGCACAAACCTCTTCTGTTACCGGCAACCTGAAGACACAGACACCGGGGACGAGCCGCTGTTTACTATCGCAATCAACAAG GAGACTCAAGTCCGTGCAGGGGAGCTGGACCAGGCAGCCAACTGGCCCTTCACCCTGAGCATCAGTAACCGGTATGGGGAGGAAGAGGTGACGCACACTCTTCAGGCAGAGAGTCGGGGAGCCCTGCAGAGCTGGATGGAGGCTCTGTGGCAGCTTTTCTTTGACATGA GTCAGTGGAAGCAGTGCTGtgatgaaataatgaaaattgaAACACCTGCTCCTCGGAAACCACCCCAAGTGCTGGCCAAGCAGGGGTCCCTGTACCATGAAATGG ctattgagccacTGGATGACATCGCAGCAGTGACAGACATCCTGGCCCAGCGGGAGGGTGCGAGGCTGGAGACGCCCCCACCCTGGCTAGCAGTGTTTACAGACCAGCCTGCCTTGCCTGGCCCCTGCTCACCTGCTTCAGTGGCCCCAGCTCCAGCCCGGATCCATTCCTTGCCCTGGGGGAGACCCCGAACATTCTCTCTGGATGCTGTCCCCCCAGACCATTCCCCTGGGGCTTCTCGCTTGGTTGCCCCTCTCCCCCTGCAGCGATCCCCACGATCCAGAGGCCTCTGCAGCAAAGGCCCACCCCACACTTGGCTCCAGTCACCAGTGTGA
- the RTKN gene encoding rhotekin isoform X2 has protein sequence MQDRLHILEDLNMLYIRQMALSLEDTELQRKLDHEIRMREGACKLLAACSQREQALEATKSLLVCNSRILNYMGELQRRKEAQVLKKTGRRPSDSGPPTERSPCRGQICISDLRIPLMWKDTEYFKNKGDLHRWAVFLLLQIGEHIQDTEMILVDRTLTDISFQNNVLFAEAGPDFELRLELYGACVEEEGALAGAPKRLATKLSSSLGRSSGRRVRASLETAGGSGSSPILLPTPAVGGPRYHLLAHTTLTLAAVQDGFRTHDLTLATPEESPAWLPLYGSVCCRLVAQPLCMTQPTASGTLRVQVRGPEEWKGSGRRQRRARSPRDQRTIENQAGEPRDWVQVHGVLKGTNLFCYRQPEDTDTGDEPLFTIAINKETQVRAGELDQAANWPFTLSISNRYGEEEVTHTLQAESRGALQSWMEALWQLFFDMSQWKQCCDEIMKIETPAPRKPPQVLAKQGSLYHEMAIEPLDDIAAVTDILAQREGARLETPPPWLAVFTDQPALPGPCSPASVAPAPARIHSLPWGRPRTFSLDAVPPDHSPGASRLVAPLPLQRSPRSRGLCSKGPPHTWLQSPV, from the exons ATGCAGGACAGATTGCACATCCTGGAGGACCTGAATATGCTCTACATCCGGCAGATGGCGCTCAGCCTGGAG gacacagagttgcaaagaaagTTAGACCATGAGATCCGGATGAGGGAAGGGGCCTGCAAGCTGCTTGCGGCCTGCTCCCAACGAGAGCAGGCTCTGGAGGCTACCAAGAGCCTGCTGGTGTGCAACAGCCGCATCCTCAACTACATGGGCGAGCTGCAGCGGCGCAAGGAGGCACAGGTGCTGAAGAAGACAGGCCGGCG GCCTTCGGACAGTGGGCCACCCACTGAGCGCTCCCCCTGCCGTGGCCAGATCTGCATTTCTG ATCTTCGGATTCCACTCATGTGGAAGGACACAGAATATTTCAAGAACAAAGGCG ACCTGCACCGCTGGGCTGTGTTCCTGCTGCTGCAGATAGGGGAACACATTCAGGACACAGAGATGATCCTGGTGGACAGGACCCTCACAGACATCTCCTTTCAGAACAACGTGCTCTT TGCCGAGGCAGGGCCAGACTTTGAACTGCGGCTGGAGCTGTATGGGGCCTGTGTGGAAGAGGAGGGGGCCCTGGCTGGAGCCCCCAAGAGGCTTGCCACCAAACTCAGCAGCTCCCTGGGCCGCTCCTCAGGGAGGCGTGTCCGAGCATCGCTGGAGACTGCTGGGGGCTCAGGCAGCAGTCCCATCTTGCTTCCCACCCCGGCTGTGGG TGGTCCTCGTTACCACCTCTTGGCTCATACCACGCTCACCCTAGCAGCTGTGCAAGATGGGTTCCGCACACATGACCTCACCCTCGCCACTCCTG AGGAGAGCCCTGCCTGGCTGCCCCTTTACGGTAGCGTGTGTTGccgcctggtggctcagcctctCTGCATGACTCAGCCTACTGCAAGTGGTACCCTCAGGGTGCAGGTGAGGGGCCCTGAGGAGTGGAAGGGAAGTGGGAGAAGACAAAGGAGAGCCAGATCACCTAGGGATCAAAGAACCATTGAAAAC CAAGCTGGGGAGCCGCGAGACTGGGTGCAAGTACATGGAGTCCTGAAAGGCACAAACCTCTTCTGTTACCGGCAACCTGAAGACACAGACACCGGGGACGAGCCGCTGTTTACTATCGCAATCAACAAG GAGACTCAAGTCCGTGCAGGGGAGCTGGACCAGGCAGCCAACTGGCCCTTCACCCTGAGCATCAGTAACCGGTATGGGGAGGAAGAGGTGACGCACACTCTTCAGGCAGAGAGTCGGGGAGCCCTGCAGAGCTGGATGGAGGCTCTGTGGCAGCTTTTCTTTGACATGA GTCAGTGGAAGCAGTGCTGtgatgaaataatgaaaattgaAACACCTGCTCCTCGGAAACCACCCCAAGTGCTGGCCAAGCAGGGGTCCCTGTACCATGAAATGG ctattgagccacTGGATGACATCGCAGCAGTGACAGACATCCTGGCCCAGCGGGAGGGTGCGAGGCTGGAGACGCCCCCACCCTGGCTAGCAGTGTTTACAGACCAGCCTGCCTTGCCTGGCCCCTGCTCACCTGCTTCAGTGGCCCCAGCTCCAGCCCGGATCCATTCCTTGCCCTGGGGGAGACCCCGAACATTCTCTCTGGATGCTGTCCCCCCAGACCATTCCCCTGGGGCTTCTCGCTTGGTTGCCCCTCTCCCCCTGCAGCGATCCCCACGATCCAGAGGCCTCTGCAGCAAAGGCCCACCCCACACTTGGCTCCAGTCACCAGTGTGA
- the RTKN gene encoding rhotekin isoform X3, whose amino-acid sequence MFSRNHRSRVTVARGSALEMEFKRGRFRLSLLSDPPEDTELQRKLDHEIRMREGACKLLAACSQREQALEATKSLLVCNSRILNYMGELQRRKEAQVLKKTGRRPSDSGPPTERSPCRGQICISDLRIPLMWKDTEYFKNKGDLHRWAVFLLLQIGEHIQDTEMILVDRTLTDISFQNNVLFAEAGPDFELRLELYGACVEEEGALAGAPKRLATKLSSSLGRSSGRRVRASLETAGGSGSSPILLPTPAVGGPRYHLLAHTTLTLAAVQDGFRTHDLTLATPEESPAWLPLYGSVCCRLVAQPLCMTQPTASGTLRVQQAGEPRDWVQVHGVLKGTNLFCYRQPEDTDTGDEPLFTIAINKETQVRAGELDQAANWPFTLSISNRYGEEEVTHTLQAESRGALQSWMEALWQLFFDMSQWKQCCDEIMKIETPAPRKPPQVLAKQGSLYHEMAIEPLDDIAAVTDILAQREGARLETPPPWLAVFTDQPALPGPCSPASVAPAPARIHSLPWGRPRTFSLDAVPPDHSPGASRLVAPLPLQRSPRSRGLCSKGPPHTWLQSPV is encoded by the exons ATGTTCTCCCGAAACCACCGGAGCCGGGTCACCGTGGCCAGGGGCTCTGCCCTGGAGATGGAGTTCAAACGCGGCCGCTTCCGACTCAGCCTCTTAAGCGACCCGCCAGAG gacacagagttgcaaagaaagTTAGACCATGAGATCCGGATGAGGGAAGGGGCCTGCAAGCTGCTTGCGGCCTGCTCCCAACGAGAGCAGGCTCTGGAGGCTACCAAGAGCCTGCTGGTGTGCAACAGCCGCATCCTCAACTACATGGGCGAGCTGCAGCGGCGCAAGGAGGCACAGGTGCTGAAGAAGACAGGCCGGCG GCCTTCGGACAGTGGGCCACCCACTGAGCGCTCCCCCTGCCGTGGCCAGATCTGCATTTCTG ATCTTCGGATTCCACTCATGTGGAAGGACACAGAATATTTCAAGAACAAAGGCG ACCTGCACCGCTGGGCTGTGTTCCTGCTGCTGCAGATAGGGGAACACATTCAGGACACAGAGATGATCCTGGTGGACAGGACCCTCACAGACATCTCCTTTCAGAACAACGTGCTCTT TGCCGAGGCAGGGCCAGACTTTGAACTGCGGCTGGAGCTGTATGGGGCCTGTGTGGAAGAGGAGGGGGCCCTGGCTGGAGCCCCCAAGAGGCTTGCCACCAAACTCAGCAGCTCCCTGGGCCGCTCCTCAGGGAGGCGTGTCCGAGCATCGCTGGAGACTGCTGGGGGCTCAGGCAGCAGTCCCATCTTGCTTCCCACCCCGGCTGTGGG TGGTCCTCGTTACCACCTCTTGGCTCATACCACGCTCACCCTAGCAGCTGTGCAAGATGGGTTCCGCACACATGACCTCACCCTCGCCACTCCTG AGGAGAGCCCTGCCTGGCTGCCCCTTTACGGTAGCGTGTGTTGccgcctggtggctcagcctctCTGCATGACTCAGCCTACTGCAAGTGGTACCCTCAGGGTGCAG CAAGCTGGGGAGCCGCGAGACTGGGTGCAAGTACATGGAGTCCTGAAAGGCACAAACCTCTTCTGTTACCGGCAACCTGAAGACACAGACACCGGGGACGAGCCGCTGTTTACTATCGCAATCAACAAG GAGACTCAAGTCCGTGCAGGGGAGCTGGACCAGGCAGCCAACTGGCCCTTCACCCTGAGCATCAGTAACCGGTATGGGGAGGAAGAGGTGACGCACACTCTTCAGGCAGAGAGTCGGGGAGCCCTGCAGAGCTGGATGGAGGCTCTGTGGCAGCTTTTCTTTGACATGA GTCAGTGGAAGCAGTGCTGtgatgaaataatgaaaattgaAACACCTGCTCCTCGGAAACCACCCCAAGTGCTGGCCAAGCAGGGGTCCCTGTACCATGAAATGG ctattgagccacTGGATGACATCGCAGCAGTGACAGACATCCTGGCCCAGCGGGAGGGTGCGAGGCTGGAGACGCCCCCACCCTGGCTAGCAGTGTTTACAGACCAGCCTGCCTTGCCTGGCCCCTGCTCACCTGCTTCAGTGGCCCCAGCTCCAGCCCGGATCCATTCCTTGCCCTGGGGGAGACCCCGAACATTCTCTCTGGATGCTGTCCCCCCAGACCATTCCCCTGGGGCTTCTCGCTTGGTTGCCCCTCTCCCCCTGCAGCGATCCCCACGATCCAGAGGCCTCTGCAGCAAAGGCCCACCCCACACTTGGCTCCAGTCACCAGTGTGA
- the RTKN gene encoding rhotekin isoform X1 codes for MFSRNHRSRVTVARGSALEMEFKRGRFRLSLLSDPPEDTELQRKLDHEIRMREGACKLLAACSQREQALEATKSLLVCNSRILNYMGELQRRKEAQVLKKTGRRPSDSGPPTERSPCRGQICISDLRIPLMWKDTEYFKNKGDLHRWAVFLLLQIGEHIQDTEMILVDRTLTDISFQNNVLFAEAGPDFELRLELYGACVEEEGALAGAPKRLATKLSSSLGRSSGRRVRASLETAGGSGSSPILLPTPAVGGPRYHLLAHTTLTLAAVQDGFRTHDLTLATPEESPAWLPLYGSVCCRLVAQPLCMTQPTASGTLRVQVRGPEEWKGSGRRQRRARSPRDQRTIENQAGEPRDWVQVHGVLKGTNLFCYRQPEDTDTGDEPLFTIAINKETQVRAGELDQAANWPFTLSISNRYGEEEVTHTLQAESRGALQSWMEALWQLFFDMSQWKQCCDEIMKIETPAPRKPPQVLAKQGSLYHEMAIEPLDDIAAVTDILAQREGARLETPPPWLAVFTDQPALPGPCSPASVAPAPARIHSLPWGRPRTFSLDAVPPDHSPGASRLVAPLPLQRSPRSRGLCSKGPPHTWLQSPV; via the exons ATGTTCTCCCGAAACCACCGGAGCCGGGTCACCGTGGCCAGGGGCTCTGCCCTGGAGATGGAGTTCAAACGCGGCCGCTTCCGACTCAGCCTCTTAAGCGACCCGCCAGAG gacacagagttgcaaagaaagTTAGACCATGAGATCCGGATGAGGGAAGGGGCCTGCAAGCTGCTTGCGGCCTGCTCCCAACGAGAGCAGGCTCTGGAGGCTACCAAGAGCCTGCTGGTGTGCAACAGCCGCATCCTCAACTACATGGGCGAGCTGCAGCGGCGCAAGGAGGCACAGGTGCTGAAGAAGACAGGCCGGCG GCCTTCGGACAGTGGGCCACCCACTGAGCGCTCCCCCTGCCGTGGCCAGATCTGCATTTCTG ATCTTCGGATTCCACTCATGTGGAAGGACACAGAATATTTCAAGAACAAAGGCG ACCTGCACCGCTGGGCTGTGTTCCTGCTGCTGCAGATAGGGGAACACATTCAGGACACAGAGATGATCCTGGTGGACAGGACCCTCACAGACATCTCCTTTCAGAACAACGTGCTCTT TGCCGAGGCAGGGCCAGACTTTGAACTGCGGCTGGAGCTGTATGGGGCCTGTGTGGAAGAGGAGGGGGCCCTGGCTGGAGCCCCCAAGAGGCTTGCCACCAAACTCAGCAGCTCCCTGGGCCGCTCCTCAGGGAGGCGTGTCCGAGCATCGCTGGAGACTGCTGGGGGCTCAGGCAGCAGTCCCATCTTGCTTCCCACCCCGGCTGTGGG TGGTCCTCGTTACCACCTCTTGGCTCATACCACGCTCACCCTAGCAGCTGTGCAAGATGGGTTCCGCACACATGACCTCACCCTCGCCACTCCTG AGGAGAGCCCTGCCTGGCTGCCCCTTTACGGTAGCGTGTGTTGccgcctggtggctcagcctctCTGCATGACTCAGCCTACTGCAAGTGGTACCCTCAGGGTGCAGGTGAGGGGCCCTGAGGAGTGGAAGGGAAGTGGGAGAAGACAAAGGAGAGCCAGATCACCTAGGGATCAAAGAACCATTGAAAAC CAAGCTGGGGAGCCGCGAGACTGGGTGCAAGTACATGGAGTCCTGAAAGGCACAAACCTCTTCTGTTACCGGCAACCTGAAGACACAGACACCGGGGACGAGCCGCTGTTTACTATCGCAATCAACAAG GAGACTCAAGTCCGTGCAGGGGAGCTGGACCAGGCAGCCAACTGGCCCTTCACCCTGAGCATCAGTAACCGGTATGGGGAGGAAGAGGTGACGCACACTCTTCAGGCAGAGAGTCGGGGAGCCCTGCAGAGCTGGATGGAGGCTCTGTGGCAGCTTTTCTTTGACATGA GTCAGTGGAAGCAGTGCTGtgatgaaataatgaaaattgaAACACCTGCTCCTCGGAAACCACCCCAAGTGCTGGCCAAGCAGGGGTCCCTGTACCATGAAATGG ctattgagccacTGGATGACATCGCAGCAGTGACAGACATCCTGGCCCAGCGGGAGGGTGCGAGGCTGGAGACGCCCCCACCCTGGCTAGCAGTGTTTACAGACCAGCCTGCCTTGCCTGGCCCCTGCTCACCTGCTTCAGTGGCCCCAGCTCCAGCCCGGATCCATTCCTTGCCCTGGGGGAGACCCCGAACATTCTCTCTGGATGCTGTCCCCCCAGACCATTCCCCTGGGGCTTCTCGCTTGGTTGCCCCTCTCCCCCTGCAGCGATCCCCACGATCCAGAGGCCTCTGCAGCAAAGGCCCACCCCACACTTGGCTCCAGTCACCAGTGTGA